From the Arthrobacter sp. PM3 genome, one window contains:
- a CDS encoding M56 family metallopeptidase, with protein sequence MFWTSYFLAVLAIVLAWPVPILLSRAQWPARSPFTAMLLWQAIALAGGLSMIGAMLVYGLEPIGDNLLSGLRALAGMVFNNAPTTELGFWHIFALSAAALLTAHLVFTLLLTYYKIQRQRRRHRELLDLLASPSADGPGTVVLNVDSPVAYCLPGGARSVTVLSDGLMAALEPAELRAVLIHENAHLSQRHHLLLWAFAAWRQALPWLPTTKLAQESVNSLIEMLADDVALKTESKATLIKAIAIVASGSPGAPATRLAFGEPGLPDTDPGQPGATGGTGSAGTTASRVSRLLSPQPPLPEALRAAVLAACVLLLAVPTALLLVPGLLG encoded by the coding sequence ATGTTCTGGACCTCATATTTTCTGGCGGTCCTGGCGATAGTACTGGCGTGGCCGGTTCCTATCCTCCTTTCGCGTGCCCAGTGGCCGGCGCGCTCCCCATTCACGGCCATGTTGTTGTGGCAGGCCATCGCCCTGGCCGGCGGCTTGTCGATGATCGGCGCCATGCTGGTCTACGGGCTCGAACCGATCGGCGACAACCTGTTGTCCGGCCTGCGCGCCCTGGCGGGGATGGTTTTCAACAATGCCCCCACCACGGAGCTGGGCTTCTGGCATATCTTCGCCCTCTCAGCCGCGGCCCTGCTGACCGCCCACCTCGTGTTCACCCTGCTGCTGACCTACTACAAGATCCAGCGGCAGCGCCGGCGCCACCGCGAGCTGCTGGACCTGCTTGCCTCCCCGTCCGCTGACGGCCCGGGCACCGTGGTCCTCAACGTCGACTCGCCCGTGGCCTATTGCCTGCCCGGCGGTGCCCGCTCCGTCACTGTCCTCTCCGACGGGCTGATGGCGGCGCTGGAACCTGCTGAACTGCGCGCCGTGCTGATTCACGAGAACGCCCACCTGAGCCAGCGCCACCACCTTCTGCTCTGGGCCTTCGCCGCTTGGCGCCAGGCCCTGCCGTGGCTTCCCACCACGAAGCTGGCCCAGGAATCGGTCAACTCCCTGATCGAAATGCTCGCCGACGACGTCGCCCTCAAGACCGAAAGCAAAGCCACCCTCATCAAGGCGATTGCCATAGTGGCCAGCGGCTCCCCTGGCGCCCCGGCCACGCGCCTGGCCTTCGGCGAACCCGGCCTGCCCGACACCGACCCGGGCCAGCCCGGAGCGACGGGAGGCACCGGCTCGGCCGGTACGACGGCGTCACGCGTCAGCCGCCTGCTCTCGCCGCAGCCGCCGCTTCCGGAGGCACTGCGCGCCGCCGTCCTGGCCGCCTGCGTGCTGCTGCTGGCCGTGCCCACCGCCCTGCTCCTGGTCCCGGGCCTGCTCGGCTAA
- a CDS encoding BlaI/MecI/CopY family transcriptional regulator has protein sequence MASLGELERAVMDLLWASQEAATANTLRDLLAQSTRPQDGTAGHEGKDLAVTTVLTVLSRLERKGLVERERGTRPHRYQAVSSRADHTAELMHEVLGSAPDREAVLARFIGSVTDTEAETLRKLLGRS, from the coding sequence ATGGCAAGTCTCGGAGAACTGGAACGGGCAGTGATGGACCTGCTCTGGGCAAGCCAGGAAGCTGCGACCGCCAACACCCTGCGCGATCTGCTCGCACAGAGCACCCGGCCGCAGGACGGCACCGCCGGCCATGAGGGCAAGGACCTCGCGGTCACCACCGTGCTGACCGTACTGTCCCGCCTTGAGCGCAAGGGCCTGGTGGAGCGCGAACGCGGCACCCGGCCGCACCGCTACCAGGCCGTGTCCAGCCGCGCGGACCACACCGCGGAACTGATGCATGAGGTCCTCGGCTCCGCTCCGGACCGCGAGGCCGTGCTGGCCCGTTTCATCGGTTCCGTCACGGACACCGAGGCAGAGACCCTGCGCAAACTGTTGGGGCGCAGCTAG